TCAGGCAGACGTGCTGACGCGCCGGGTGCCGTTCTTGGTGGCGGCCCGCAGCGGCTTTCCGTTTGCGCCGACGCTGGCACAGACGCGGCGGCACTTGCCGCACATTCAAGCAACCGCCATTGAGATGCCGATTCTTGACGTCTCTTCCACGTGGATCCGAGCCAGGTGGGAAGCTGGGCAGCCGGTGTGCGGACTCGTCCCTGAGCCCGTGCAAGCCGCTTGGCGCAAGTGGCGGGGTGAAGCCGGCTCGAACCAGGGCATATGGGAGAACAGGGGAGACCAAATTTGAAGGAAGAGGAAATTCGTGAACGGGTTCGCCAGGAATTGAGCCCTGCGCGCTTTGCACACGTGGAAGGGGTCGTGCAGACAGCGGCGCAGCTGGCGGAGCGCTATGGGGTCGATCCCGCTCGGGCGCGCACGGCGGCCTGGCTGCACGACTTGGCGCGCGAGTGGTCCGTCGAGCGGCTCAAGCACGCTGCCGAGAACATCGAAATTCCCAGCGGGTTCGGGTTGATTCCCGCGCTGCTGCATGGACCGATTGCGGCTTCGTTCGCGGTGGAATGGTACGGTGTCGACGAGGATGTGGCGAATGCCATCCGGTTTCACACGACGGGGCGCGTCGGGATGTCGACACTGGAGAAAATCATTTGTCTGGCGGACGCGATTGAACCGGGCCGGGCGTACCCTGGCGTCGAGGAACTGCGAGCGGCGGCCCAAAAGAGCCTGGACCTGGCCTTGCTGAAATCATTCGACGCGACCTTGCGTTATTTGATTGACCGGCAGCAGCCCATTTTCACGTTGACCGTGATGGCGCGCAATGAATTTTTGGAGAAAACCAGGGAGGAAGCTGAATGATCCAATCGATCGACCAAATTGCACTGCAGGCAGCGAGCGCGGCGGCAGACAAGAAGGCGCAGGACATTGTTGTGCTGGACATCCATGAACTGACACCCATCGCAGACTGTTTCGTGATTTGTTCTGCCAAGTCTGGTACGCAGATTGAAGCCGTGGCCAAGGCGGTGCGTGATCGCTTGGGAGAGCTGGGCGTCCCCTGCAAAGGCACAGAAGGGTTGGATGAAGCCCGGTGGGTTTTGCTGGACTTTGGAGACCTTGTGGTGCACGTGTTTCGGGAGGAAGACCGCGACTTTTATCACCTGGAACGACTGTGGGGAGATGCGCGGCAAATCCCGCTTGACATCCAGTAACCTTCCAGCTGCGGCCGGTGTTCCGCCGGTTCACATCCGGTCGAAGGCGGCGGTTTTTTGCCGTCAGGTTTCATCGGCCCGGTTTTGCTCTGCGCGCTGGCTGCAGAAGACTTGAAACTGGGCCAGACAATCGGCGTTTTGTTCGAAAAACATGACCAGGGCCTGCAGCGAATCGAGCGTTCTTGGACTGACGTGGTGTTCAATCCCCTCCACGTCTTTTTGAATGGTCTCCTCACCGACATCGAGCATGCGCAGGAACTCGGCCAACATGCGGTGCCGCTCCTTCATCTGCTTGCCGAGCCGCTGTCCCCGTGAAGTTAAAATGATGCCCCGGTACTTCTCGTAGGTGACGTACTGATTTTCGTCGAGCTTCTGCAGCATTTTGGTCACGGATGACGGCTGGACTTCAAGCGAGGAAGCAATGTCCGAGACACGGGCGTAGCCCTTGTCATGCATCAACTCGTAAATTTTTTCCAGATAGTCTTCCATGCTTGGCGTCAGCAATTTCATAACCTCCGTACCGTGGTTATTTCATCTTACACGACACAAGCCGGTTGTGACAATTGAATGTGGTTTACAAAGTCATTTCGAATCGACTGTCTGGGAAACAGGGGTCCGTTTGCGTCGCCGCGAATCCACATGAACAAGCGGGGAGGCGATCGGCACATGGACCTGTGGGAAGACGGCCAGAAAGACGAAACCTGGATGGACGGCGATGCGCCGCTTGAGCCGTTGGATGGGGAGGTGCCGCTCGGGCCCGGCGCTGTGTCTGGTGAAGGGCCTCGGCGGCGGCAGCGCAGGGCGGGGTACGCCGCGGCCTTTGTCTTGGGGACCCTGGTCTGCGCGGGCGTCTCGTTTTTCTTGCACAGTTCCCCGGCAGGTGCAGGGGCCGCGGGGGCATCTGCCGCCAACAGCGGCGCACAGGCGGGGTCTGTGCGTGCGCCTCAGGGCGGCGAGGCGAGTGAGGCGGCGAATGGCATCGTGATCGACATCCAGGGGGACGTACACCATCCGGGCGTGTATACGCTGGCTCCGAACGCGCGCGTCAAGGATGCTGTGCAGGCAGCGGGCGGCTACCTGCATGCGGCGGACGCGCAGAACGTGAACGAGGCTGCGCCGTTGAACGATGGGACAGAGGTGGTGATTCCAGCTTCCGGTTCGGCGGCGCCGTCCCCCGCAGCTCCCCCCGCAGGCGCGGGCGGCGAGGGCAGTGGCGGTGCGTCAACTGCGAGCAGCGCTTTGGCGGCGCCGGCGGGCGGTTCGAGTGGCGCAGGTGCCTCTGCACCGGGGCCGGGTACGCAGCAAATTGACTTGAACACGGCCGACCTTGCGACCCTGGAGACGCTGCCCGACATCGGTCCGACCCGGGCGGCGGCCATTCTCGCCTATCGCACGGCGCACGGACCTTTTCCCAGTGTGCAGGCGGTTCAAGACGTTCACGGCATCGGTCCGACCATCTATTCGCATATTGCGCCGTATTTGTATGTGGGACGTGCACAGTCTTCATCCACCACGTACAATGGGTAGACAGAAACGGCGGGTGCACATCGCAAAGGTATGGGGAGGTGAGGGGTGTGCACATGAATTGGATGACAATTGCTTTTGCCGTGATTTTGCTCTGGTCTGTCGTCTGGGGCGCGAAACGGCGGTTCGCAACGGAGATGGGGGTCGTCATCGCGCAGTTGATCTCGGTGGCCGTCGGCATCGCTGCG
Above is a genomic segment from Alicyclobacillus cycloheptanicus containing:
- the yqeK gene encoding bis(5'-nucleosyl)-tetraphosphatase (symmetrical) YqeK, which gives rise to MKEEEIRERVRQELSPARFAHVEGVVQTAAQLAERYGVDPARARTAAWLHDLAREWSVERLKHAAENIEIPSGFGLIPALLHGPIAASFAVEWYGVDEDVANAIRFHTTGRVGMSTLEKIICLADAIEPGRAYPGVEELRAAAQKSLDLALLKSFDATLRYLIDRQQPIFTLTVMARNEFLEKTREEAE
- the rsfS gene encoding ribosome silencing factor, which encodes MIQSIDQIALQAASAAADKKAQDIVVLDIHELTPIADCFVICSAKSGTQIEAVAKAVRDRLGELGVPCKGTEGLDEARWVLLDFGDLVVHVFREEDRDFYHLERLWGDARQIPLDIQ
- the mntR gene encoding transcriptional regulator MntR, with the translated sequence MLTPSMEDYLEKIYELMHDKGYARVSDIASSLEVQPSSVTKMLQKLDENQYVTYEKYRGIILTSRGQRLGKQMKERHRMLAEFLRMLDVGEETIQKDVEGIEHHVSPRTLDSLQALVMFFEQNADCLAQFQVFCSQRAEQNRADET
- a CDS encoding helix-hairpin-helix domain-containing protein, with translation MDLWEDGQKDETWMDGDAPLEPLDGEVPLGPGAVSGEGPRRRQRRAGYAAAFVLGTLVCAGVSFFLHSSPAGAGAAGASAANSGAQAGSVRAPQGGEASEAANGIVIDIQGDVHHPGVYTLAPNARVKDAVQAAGGYLHAADAQNVNEAAPLNDGTEVVIPASGSAAPSPAAPPAGAGGEGSGGASTASSALAAPAGGSSGAGASAPGPGTQQIDLNTADLATLETLPDIGPTRAAAILAYRTAHGPFPSVQAVQDVHGIGPTIYSHIAPYLYVGRAQSSSTTYNG